GCGTTTGCCATGGAGAGGGCGGCCAAAATCGGAATGGCGGAGCTTCCGGCAAGGCTTGGCGGCGAGCCCGCAACAGGCCCGGAAGGCGAGCCGGCGGTTAAGCTGCCCTATTGGGGCGGTTTCGTCATGATCACGGAAAAAGGCGTGACGGATGCCGGCGGAAAGGAGCTTTCGAGGCTCGAACAGACATTTTTGTACAACCATGTGGCAATGGGCGGGAGCCGGGTTCCTAAGGGCAGATGGATAGGCTTCGAGGAAATTCCCAACACGGTGTCCAAGCAGAAATCCATGAGGAGCAATATTACGGAGCCTCTTGTCAGGGCTTTTTCGGGCAGGCTCGATTTAATGGCAGAAAAGGCCCTTGCAGCCGGGGGCGAAAACCGGACCGGCGGGGAGCATAACGCCGATCTGGCCTATTTTTTCAGGCCCCTGCCGAAGGTTCCCCTGATGCTCCTCTTTTGGGACGCCGCCGAAGGCGACGGCATGGAGGCCGCAGCCAAGATACTGATGGACGAGACCATAACCGAACACCTGGACATTGAGTCCATGCTGTTTCTCTGCGAGCACCTGGTGGGGCTTCTGGAAAGTTGAGGCCGGGGCAATCGCCCGTTACGCCTCCGGCCTGATTTTCGGAGAGAGGCGGGCGGGCACCCATCCCCTTTTGTCCGGGCTTATCATTATGAGCCTGAAACCGGACTCCTGCCGTTCGCTATCCGCCATTGCGCCCTCGTTCAGGGTGAAAAGCACCGTCTCCTTGAGGCTTGGGCCGGAGCGCACCTCCACCTTGGGGGCCGTTATCACGCAGGCCTTGTCGGTGCGCGAATCCCAATACATGGCCCCCGCGAAAAGACCTGTGCTGATCCAGGCAATGCCCAAAGCCGCAACGAGATAATAGGTCCATTCCCGGCGCATCCAGAGCCTTAGGGCCAGGGCCAGGAAAAAGGCGGCGTTGATGACTGCGAAAACGCCGAACGCCTCCCGGTCCGTGAAATTCCTCAGAATGCCCTTCCGGGCCTCTTCGGCCAAAGAATCCGGCGGGTTGAGCCTTTTATCCAGCGCGAAACGCAGGTTGTGCACAAGGTCCCGGTCACGGGGCATGAAAAGCCTCGCCCGCTGGTAGTTGAGTATCGCCTCTCCAATGCGGTTCTGCCTGAAACGGGTGTTTCCCAGGTTATAGTAGACATCGCCCCCCGCCCTGCCCGATTTCACCAGGGATTCATATTTTTCTGCGGCCTGTTCGAAATTGCCCTGCCGGAAATCCCGGTTGGCGGAAAAATAGAGGGCGTGGCCGGTTTCGGACGCAGCGAAGGCCGGGCCGACAAGCCCTAAAAAAATCGCAAAAGCCGCTATGATGGTCATCCGTATTTTCATTGCTTGCGGATCGCCTTGTCCACGGTTTTTACCATCGTCCCCAGCCGCTTGCGGTCTTCCTCGGTAAAGGCCGTGGGAGTGCGCGAAAAGACGGCCGCTTCCAGGCTTGCGAAAACCCCGGCCAGCCGGTCGGCGTCTTCACGGCCCACCTTCGCGTTAACCAGCATGTCCCGCGCCTCGGTAGGCGTTATGCTTCCGCCCAAGCCTGAAAGGCGCACCGTAAGATAGGTCGAAAGAGCCTTGAAAAGAGCCTCCGCGTCATCGGGCGGAATTTTCTTCAAAGCGCCCAGAAAGACCGGCAGGGCCTTTTTGGCGAAATTGTTCCTGGCCTGCCCCCGGTTTCTTGCGGAAACGCTTCTTGCAAAAACCGAAACCGCAAGCGGAAGCAAGGGGAGGAAAAAGAGCGACAGGGCAAGGGGCAGGGTCATCCCCCCATCGGGTGAAAGGACGGCCCCGGCGTTTTCGTGTATCGTCTGGATGTCCCGAACAAGGGGGTCTTCCTCCTGGTCAGGCTTGGCGCGCCCAGGGCCTTCGAAAGCTGCTGCCGCCGTCTGCCTCTCGCCCTTTGGAACGGAAAGGGTGAGCACCGGAGTTCTTGCGGTCTCGTAGGCCCCAGTTTCGGGATTGAAAAAGGAAAGGGAAAACGCCGGGATGGAATACTCGCCCCTGGCCTGGGGAATGAGCGCCCATTTCAGGACCTTCTCCCCCCTGGTGCCCTCGGAAATCTGGGTCTTGCTGAAAACCGGCCTGTCCGCGTAAATCTTTAGGCCCTCCACGTCTTTCAGGGAAAGATCGGGCAAAAGGGCCACGTTTCCCCTGCCCTTCAGGGTCACCGTGAGGGTCGCGGCCTCGCCGGTCTTGACGCTTGAAGGCGCAAGCGACGCTTCGACCTTGAACCGGCCCACCAGTCCGCCGAAATCGGCGGGCCTGCCCTTTTCCGGGAAGGCCTTTACCACAAGGGTCAGAGGCTGGGTCGAAACGTCCACGACCCTGGTCTGGCGAAGCATGAAACCGGGAAAGGCGTCACTGGGCATGCCCATGCCCAGGGGGCCGTCATCCATTGCCATCTGGCCGGTCACCGTAACCTTGAGGTCAACCGGGGGTATCCTGTAGACGCCGGGCTTGGAGGCGGTAATTGCCCATGACGCCTCGGTCACGCCGTAGGGCCTGCCGGATATGACCACCTCCCTGTCCGTGGACTCGCCGACCTGTGAAAAGGCAAGGTTTTCGACATCGGGAAGCGAAACGCCGATTTTGTCGGAAAGGGGCGGCTCATGGTAGATGGAGAGCCTGAAAATCATCTCCTGGCCAGGATAACCCTTTGAAGCCAGCAAGCGGGCGTCGGCGAAAACCGATCCCCTGGCTGCGGTCGGCGCGGGTGGGGCTTCGGCCCGGACCAGCACGCTTACGCTCGTGGTTTCATAACGTTTTCCATCCACCGTGCAGGATGCCGGGCCGATGGAAAAGTCGCCGGGACGCCTGGGCCTCAGGCGATAGACGTAGAGGGCCTTCTGAAAGGCCTTGCCGTTGACAGAAATCTCCTCCCTCGCCTGACGGGCGGAAATGACCTCAAAGTTGGACACGGCGTTTTTCAACTGGGGATCGGAGATGTCCCCTTCGCTCAAAATGGTGAAACGGAGGATTATCTCGTCTGTTATGAAGGCCTCGGTGCGGTCTGCGGAAAGCTCCACGACCACCTGCCCGAACGCGGAAAACGGCGCAAGCGCCAGTATGGCGAAAAGAAAAGCCGTAAATTTCATGTGCCGGTAAAAGCTCATTTCGCTCACACCCAGGGTCACCAGTCTTTTCCTGACCCGGTTTTTCTTTTTTGCCCTTCAAGGCCGCGAAAAAGAAGGCTTGAATCTTCGGTTACGTTTTCCACCATCGCTTCGGCCCTCAGCCTCTCCATGCTTGGGGCTTTTCCCGCCCCGGCCTTGGCCTGTTGCCCCGGCTTTGAATGCGCACCCTGGGCGGACAGCGCACCTTTCAGGTCTTCGGGCCTTACGGGTGAAGGCTCGTCGCCCTTTGTTTCCCGCCCCTGGTCCTTTTCCTTGCCGCCCTGCTGTTTTCCGTCCCTGCCGCTATCTTCCTTTCCCTGCCCGGTTTCGCTCTTTTTGCCGTCCTTGCCTTCGTCCTTCTTTTTTTCGTCCTTTTTTCCCTCCGAATCCTTTTTATCCTTCCCGGTTTCGGATTTTTCTCCGGCCTTTTCCTTTTCGGCGCGATAAGCGTTCCACAGGGCCAGTTGAAAATTGGCGCGGGCGTCGGGGTCTTTGGGTCTTTCAGCCAGGGCCTTTTTATAATAATCTGCGGCTTTGCGAAAATCCTTTTTTTCAAAGGCCGCGTTTCCCAGGTTATAAGCGCTCCTGTAGCGCACCTCGGAGTCTTTTGAGCGCGCAAGGGCGCTTTCCAGGGCGGCCTCGCCAGCTTCGGCCTCCCCGGCCTTGAGCGCCGCCACGCCACGGTTGTAGCGAAAGCGGATTTCATCCGGCCTGTCCATGTCAGCCTTGGCGAAGGCCTTGGCCGCTTCGGCGTATTTCCCCGCCCGGTAGAGGGAAAAGCCGTCCTCCCGCGCAAGCGCCGGTGAAGCCAAGGCAAGGCCGATAATAAGGCCGGTCGCAAGACTACAAAGAAGTATCGAGAGGCTTTTCACGCAGCACACCCTCCAGCAGAAACAGGATAAAGGACAGAAAAATGAAATAGTAGAACCTGTCCTCCCTTATGGTCATTTTTCCCGATTTTAAAACGGACTTTCTGGTCTTTTGATTTATTCCCTCGAAATAGACCTTGTCCAGGTCAAGGTCGCCCTCGGTGGACCGGGCGTAGACGCCGTCCGCAGCCTGCGCGATTTCGTTAAGGCCGGTCTCGTCCAGGCGGCTTAACACCATCTTGCCGGTTTCGTCCTGCTGCAGGCTCCCCCCGTCGCCCGGAAGAGGCGCGCCGTCAGGATCACCCATGCCGAAAACGAAGATTCTCACGCCCTGTTCGGCGGCCTTTTTGGCTGCAGCGAGGCCCATGCCCTCGTTGTCCTCGCCGTCGGTTACGAGGATTATCACCTTGTCGGCCCCGCTTTCCTTGTCGAAGGAGGCGGTGGCCGTCTCTATGGCCTGGCCCAGGTCCGTTCCAGCCGATGGTATGACATCCGGGTTGATCTGGGACAGGAACATGTCCACCGCGCCGTAATCCAGGGTGAGTGGGCACAGGAGAAAGGCGTTTCCGGAAAAGGCAACCAGTCCCAGGCGGTCGCCGGTCACCACCCTCATGAGGTCGGCCACCTCCCTGCGCGCCCGTTCCAGGCGGTTGGGCTTCACGTCCTCCACCATCATGGAACGGGATACGTCCATCGCTATTATGATGTCAACACCCTGGCGGCTCACGTCCTGGAGCTTCTCTCCCCACTGCGGCCCTGCCAGGGCGAAGACAGCGGAGGAAATTGCGCATACCAGTACGGCCCCCCGCACCGCCTGCCGGGTGCGGCCCTCCACCGGCATGAGGCGCGACAGAAGATGTGGCGCGGCCAGGCGGAGCATCTCCCGGCGGCGCTTTCGGCCCGATACCATGAGAAAGAACACAAGGATGGGCAGGGCCCAAAAAAAATGGAGAACCCAGGAATGGGCGAAGGTCATGGCAGGGCCCTCCGTGAAACCGCGAGAATTTCCAGAAGAGCCAAAATCAGGGCCGGGATCAGGAAAATGGGAAAAAGCTCGCGGTAATGGGAATACTCCTTAACCTTCACCTCGCTCTTTTCCGCCTTGTCGATCTCTTTGTAAATGCTTTCAAGGGTTTCGGTGTCCCCGGCATAGAAATACCGGCCATTGCCTATGACTGCGATCTCCTTTAAGAGCTTGTCGTCGAAGTCCACGTTCTGGTAAATCATGCGGTCCCCGAAAAGGCCGGGAACCCTGAACGGGACCCTTCCGTAGGTGCCCACCCCTATGGTGTAAATCTTCATTCCCAGGGCGGCCAGGGCGCTGGCTGCATCCCTTGCCTCAAGGGTCCCGGCGTTCTGGCGTCCGTCCGTGAGAAGTATGATGATTTTGGTGGGCGCGGACACGGCCTTCATGCGTTTTCCCGAAAGGGCCAGGGCGTCGCCTATGGCCGTGGTGTCGCCAGCCATGCCCACAGAAAGCCGGTCCACCAGAGACAGCAGAAGGCCCTTGTCCAGGGTTAGCGGGGCCTGGGTATAGGCCTGGCTGCCGAAGACGACCAGTCCCATCCTGTCGTGGGCGCGCTTTTTCACGAAATCGTGCAGCACCTTCTTGACCGCCGTAAGCCGCTCCACGGGCTGGCCGTCGATGTTGAAATCCATGCCGCGCATGGAGCCGGACGTATCGATGCAGAGCATTATGTCGACGCCGGAGTCGCTTACTTCGCGGGTAAGGGTGTAAGTCTGGGGCCTTGCCGCCGATAAAACCAAAAAAACGAGAACCGCCGTGCGCAGAAAAAGGGGAAGCCTGGCCCTTAACGCTGACATCCGGTCCGCAAGCGGTTTCAGCCTCGCCGCAGAGGGAAAGGCCACCGAAGACGGCCTGGACAAAAGCCGCCAGACAAGAAAGCCGGCCACCGGCAACAGGAGCAGAAGAACCGGGAGATAGGCGAAACGGTAGCTCATGGCCGGGCCTCCCCCGGCTGGGGCAGTGCAGCCCCGTCCGTAAGAGCGGGCCGGGTGGCTTCCACGTAGGCGCGCACCCTCGCCACCTGTTCCGCCCGGTCCTTCACGCTCGGAAGGTGTTCGGCGAACTTCACCATGTCCATTGCTCTCAGTACCGGCAGTATCTCCCTGTCTTCGGCAAGGGAGGCTGCCGCAGATATTTCCTCGAAGGTCATCTCGGCAGCCGGAAAATCCCTGATCGACCCCATGTAGGTCCGCAGTATGGCCGAAAGCCTGAACGCGAAAACCTTGGCGGAAAGCGTGTCATCGTCCTCAAGCCGGGCAAGCGCGAACAGGGCCGCCTCGTGCGGGGCGATGGTGTGAACGGAAATGAATTTCTTTTTCCTGCGCGAAAAAAACCTCCACAACAGAAACGAGGCCAGAAGCAAGGCAAGAACAGCCGAGGCGATTATAACCTGCCTCTTGTAGGCGAAACCAACCGGCAAAAGCTCCTTCATGGGCCTTGGCGACTGGGCTTTTGGATCGGAGGCAAGGGCCGTGGTGACGGAGATGGCTGCTGGCTCGCTTAGAAGGGTGCGCCTTTTTCCGTCCTTGTCCGCGTATTCCAGGATCAGCGGCCCAACCCGGAAGGAGCCAAGGGTATCGGCAAGAAAAGTGAGGGAAAGGCCGGAATCGGTTTTTTTGACATCAAGCGGCGCGCCCGGAATGCCGGAAATCCTGGGCGGATCATCCAGCACGGCCTTTTCCGGCAGGCTGAATGAAAGCAGAAGATTTACTGTGT
The Deltaproteobacteria bacterium genome window above contains:
- a CDS encoding DUF3786 domain-containing protein, with amino-acid sequence MALSVVTLYRDVLPRTNCGDCGYSTCMAFAASVVADRHPLAGCPHLSLEILAKCQPELEEQYAKNRWTRRDMQADALAFAMERAAKIGMAELPARLGGEPATGPEGEPAVKLPYWGGFVMITEKGVTDAGGKELSRLEQTFLYNHVAMGGSRVPKGRWIGFEEIPNTVSKQKSMRSNITEPLVRAFSGRLDLMAEKALAAGGENRTGGEHNADLAYFFRPLPKVPLMLLFWDAAEGDGMEAAAKILMDETITEHLDIESMLFLCEHLVGLLES
- a CDS encoding tetratricopeptide repeat protein gives rise to the protein MKIRMTIIAAFAIFLGLVGPAFAASETGHALYFSANRDFRQGNFEQAAEKYESLVKSGRAGGDVYYNLGNTRFRQNRIGEAILNYQRARLFMPRDRDLVHNLRFALDKRLNPPDSLAEEARKGILRNFTDREAFGVFAVINAAFFLALALRLWMRREWTYYLVAALGIAWISTGLFAGAMYWDSRTDKACVITAPKVEVRSGPSLKETVLFTLNEGAMADSERQESGFRLIMISPDKRGWVPARLSPKIRPEA
- a CDS encoding tetratricopeptide repeat protein, which codes for MKSLSILLCSLATGLIIGLALASPALAREDGFSLYRAGKYAEAAKAFAKADMDRPDEIRFRYNRGVAALKAGEAEAGEAALESALARSKDSEVRYRSAYNLGNAAFEKKDFRKAADYYKKALAERPKDPDARANFQLALWNAYRAEKEKAGEKSETGKDKKDSEGKKDEKKKDEGKDGKKSETGQGKEDSGRDGKQQGGKEKDQGRETKGDEPSPVRPEDLKGALSAQGAHSKPGQQAKAGAGKAPSMERLRAEAMVENVTEDSSLLFRGLEGQKRKTGSGKDW
- a CDS encoding VWA domain-containing protein, giving the protein MTFAHSWVLHFFWALPILVFFLMVSGRKRRREMLRLAAPHLLSRLMPVEGRTRQAVRGAVLVCAISSAVFALAGPQWGEKLQDVSRQGVDIIIAMDVSRSMMVEDVKPNRLERARREVADLMRVVTGDRLGLVAFSGNAFLLCPLTLDYGAVDMFLSQINPDVIPSAGTDLGQAIETATASFDKESGADKVIILVTDGEDNEGMGLAAAKKAAEQGVRIFVFGMGDPDGAPLPGDGGSLQQDETGKMVLSRLDETGLNEIAQAADGVYARSTEGDLDLDKVYFEGINQKTRKSVLKSGKMTIREDRFYYFIFLSFILFLLEGVLREKPLDTSL
- a CDS encoding VWA domain-containing protein, whose amino-acid sequence is MSYRFAYLPVLLLLLPVAGFLVWRLLSRPSSVAFPSAARLKPLADRMSALRARLPLFLRTAVLVFLVLSAARPQTYTLTREVSDSGVDIMLCIDTSGSMRGMDFNIDGQPVERLTAVKKVLHDFVKKRAHDRMGLVVFGSQAYTQAPLTLDKGLLLSLVDRLSVGMAGDTTAIGDALALSGKRMKAVSAPTKIIILLTDGRQNAGTLEARDAASALAALGMKIYTIGVGTYGRVPFRVPGLFGDRMIYQNVDFDDKLLKEIAVIGNGRYFYAGDTETLESIYKEIDKAEKSEVKVKEYSHYRELFPIFLIPALILALLEILAVSRRALP
- a CDS encoding protein BatD; amino-acid sequence: MTLGVSEMSFYRHMKFTAFLFAILALAPFSAFGQVVVELSADRTEAFITDEIILRFTILSEGDISDPQLKNAVSNFEVISARQAREEISVNGKAFQKALYVYRLRPRRPGDFSIGPASCTVDGKRYETTSVSVLVRAEAPPAPTAARGSVFADARLLASKGYPGQEMIFRLSIYHEPPLSDKIGVSLPDVENLAFSQVGESTDREVVISGRPYGVTEASWAITASKPGVYRIPPVDLKVTVTGQMAMDDGPLGMGMPSDAFPGFMLRQTRVVDVSTQPLTLVVKAFPEKGRPADFGGLVGRFKVEASLAPSSVKTGEAATLTVTLKGRGNVALLPDLSLKDVEGLKIYADRPVFSKTQISEGTRGEKVLKWALIPQARGEYSIPAFSLSFFNPETGAYETARTPVLTLSVPKGERQTAAAAFEGPGRAKPDQEEDPLVRDIQTIHENAGAVLSPDGGMTLPLALSLFFLPLLPLAVSVFARSVSARNRGQARNNFAKKALPVFLGALKKIPPDDAEALFKALSTYLTVRLSGLGGSITPTEARDMLVNAKVGREDADRLAGVFASLEAAVFSRTPTAFTEEDRKRLGTMVKTVDKAIRKQ